TACCGATAGGTCCGGTCCCCGTCGGGGTTGACGACGAGGACGGGCACCGGCGAGGTGTTGACGACGCGCTCGGTGACGCTGCCGAGCAGGACGCGTTCGAGTCCGGATCGGCCGTGGGTCGGCATCGCCACGAGGTCCGCGTCGATCCGGTCGGCGTACTCGACGACGGTCCGCGCCGGGTCGCCCTGTACCACGTCGCTCCTGACGTCGACGCCGTGGTCGCGGACGCGCTCGGCCGTCTCGGCGACGATTCGCTCGCCGGCGTCTTCGAGCGCGTCGACCACCTCGCCACGGATGGCGCTGACGCTGTCGCGGTTCGTATCGGCGACGTGGAGGACGTAGAGCGTCGCGTCGTGGGCCGCCGCGACGTCCGCGACGTACTCCAGAACCGATGCCGCCATATCGCTGCCGTCGGTCGGGAAGAGGATGTCGTCGTACATGGGCACCTGTGGAACCGCTGCTGGGTGGACGTTGTCTCGAAAGGACGATAAAGGCCCGGTCGGGGTAACGCCGCGGCGTCAGCGCTCGGCCCGCTGCCAGCGCCGGACCGCGACCGCGACGGCCAAGTGACCGAGGAGACAGACGGCGACGACGGCCCCGATCAGTAGCCAGTCGCCCAGTTCCAGCGGGACCGTCCCGAAGTAGCGGTTCAGCGGGGTGTACAGCACCGCCAGCTGTAAGAGCGCCGAGACGGCCACGGCGGCTCCGAGCCACGGATTCGAAATTATCGGGGTCTCCCTGAGCCAGCGGATGACGTATAGCTTCTCGAACTCGACGGCGACGAACCCCGTGAAGACCATCGTCATCGCGTAGGGCGTGACGGCCGTCGCCCCGCCGAGCGTGATCGCGAGCAGCCCGAGCATCGCCATCGTCGATACCGCCCCGGTCCCGCCCATCAGCCCCAGCATCCCTCGGTCGACGATACTGCGGTCGGGGTCCCGGGGCGGTCGGTCCATCACGTCCTCGCTCGCGGGATCGGCTCCCAGCGCGACGGCCGGCAGGCCGTCGGTGAGGAGGTTGATCCACAGCAGCTGTACCGCCGGGAGGACGAGATAGCCGAACAGCGACGCGATGAAGACGATGGCGACCTCCGCGACGTTGGCGCTCAGCAGGTAGCCAACGAACTTCCAGACGTTGTCGAAGATGGCCCGGCCCCGCTCGATGGCCCGTTCGATGGTCGCGTAGTTGTCGTCGAGCAGGACGATGTCGCTGGCTTGCTTCGCCACGTCGGTGCCGCGAATCCCCATCGCCACGCCGATGTCCGCGTGTTTCAGCGCCGGCGCGTCGTTGACGCCGTCGCCGGTCATGGCGACGCGGTGGCCGTTGTCCTGTAGCGCGCGCAGGATGCGGACCTTGTGTTCGGGCGCGGTGCGGGCGAAGACGTCGACCGACTCGACGCGGTCCCGGAGCGCCGCCTCGTCCAGCTCGTCGATCTCGCGGCCCTCCATGACCTCGGTGTCCATCCCGAGGTCCCCCGCGATGGCCGCCGCGGTGCGGACGTTGTCTCCCGTTATCATCTTCACGTCGATGCCGGCCCCCCTCGTCGCCGCGATGGCGTCGGCCACCTCCTCGCGCGCGGGGTCGATGAGGCCGAAGAGCCCGACGAAGACGAGGCCGTCCTCGAACTCGTCTCCCCCGGTCGCGTCGCCCGAAACGTCGTCCGCGTACGCGGCGGCCAGCACTCTGAGGGCGTCGTCGGCGAACGCGTCTACCCGCTCGCTGACGCGAGCGGCCCGCTCGTCGGTGAGCGGGACCGGGCCGTCTTCGGTCAGGATCCGATCGGCCTTCGAGAGGAGGACCGCCGGCGCGCCCTTGACGTAGGCCCGATCGCCGTGGACGGTTCCCATCCACTTGCGCTCCGAGGAGAAGGGGATCTCGTCGGTTCGCGGGTGGGAGTCGCGGAGGGCCGTCACGTCGATGCCGCTGTCCTCGGCGGCGTCGACGAGCGCCCGTTCGGTGGGGTCGCCCTCGTCGCCCGCCGCGTCGTTACAGAGCGCGCCGGCTCGAAGCAACAGGTCGATGCGGTCGCCGGTGCGGATGTCGGTGTGAGTGTCGGTCGGTTCAGTCTCGTCGACTGCCGACCGGTCGGTTCCGACGTCCTCGGCCGCGACGACGCCGTCGTTCACCCACAGTCGGCTGACGGTCATCTGGCCCCGGGTCAGGGTCCCGGTCTTGTCCGTACAGACGACGTCGACGCCGCCGAGCGCCTCGACCGCGGGGAGCCGGCGGACGAGCGCCTTCTCCTCGGCCATCTGGCGGACGCCGAGCGCCAGCGTCAGCGTCACGACCGCGGGCAGCCCCTCGGGCACCGCGGCGACGGCCAGCGAGACCGCCGTCAGCCCCGCCTGAAACGGTTCGGTCCCCTGTAAGAGCAACAGCGGAACGACGAGCGCGGCCAGTATCACCACGCCGAGACCCAGCGTCCGGCCGAGCGCGTCGAGTTCGGTCTGCAGCGGCGTCTCCGTCTCCTCGGTGCCGGCCAGTTCCAGCGCGATCGCGCCGACCTCCGTGTCGTCGCCCGTCCCGGTGACGACGGCGACGGCCCGCCCGCGCGTGACGTTCGTCCCCTTGTACGCCATCGGCGTGCGCTCGGCCAGCGGCGTGTCGGCGTCGACCGCGGTCGGGGCCTTCGAAACGGGGACGCTCTCGCCGGTCAGCGCCGCCTCGTCGATCTCGAGTCCCGTCGTCTCGACGAGGCGACAGTCCGCCGGAACCACGTCGCCGCCCGCCAGCTCGATGACGTCACCGGGGACGAGTTGCGTCGCCTCGACCGCCGTCGGCGTCCCGCCGCGTCGGACCGTCGCCGTCGGCGCGGTCAGTTCGCGCAGCGCCGCGAGACTCTCCTCGGCGCGGTAGTCCTGGACGAACCCGAACAGTCCGTTCGCGACGACGATGACCGCGATGAGGACGGCGTCGACGACGTGACCGGCCCAGACGGACAGCGCCGCGGCGACGACGAGGACGTAGATGAGGACGCTCCGGAACTGCGTGAGGAAGATGTCCACCAGCGAGCGCTGCCCCTCGCTCGCCACCTCGTTCGCGCCGTATCGCTCGCGGCGGCGGTCCGCCTCCGCGGCGTCGAGGCCGTCGAGACTCGTCTCCAAGGCGTCGAGCGTCGCTTCGGCGGACTGCGCGTGTGCGGGCGGGCTCTCCTCGACGGACTGTGCGTGTGAGGGCGGGACCACGTCGGGACAGACTCGCCCGGTCACCAAATTTGTTATCCGTTGACGGGAACCGGAGGTTTACGTGGCCACCGAGTGGAGTGGGTGACATGGCCGCCGTTCGCCGCCTCGTCATGGACGTGTTGAAGCCTCACGACCCGACGCTGCTGTCGTTCACCGAGCGGGTCAGCGAGACAGAGAGCGTCGCGGGCGCGACCACGTCGCTCATCGAACTCGACCAGG
The DNA window shown above is from Haloarcula limicola and carries:
- a CDS encoding cation-translocating P-type ATPase, which produces MVPPSHAQSVEESPPAHAQSAEATLDALETSLDGLDAAEADRRRERYGANEVASEGQRSLVDIFLTQFRSVLIYVLVVAAALSVWAGHVVDAVLIAVIVVANGLFGFVQDYRAEESLAALRELTAPTATVRRGGTPTAVEATQLVPGDVIELAGGDVVPADCRLVETTGLEIDEAALTGESVPVSKAPTAVDADTPLAERTPMAYKGTNVTRGRAVAVVTGTGDDTEVGAIALELAGTEETETPLQTELDALGRTLGLGVVILAALVVPLLLLQGTEPFQAGLTAVSLAVAAVPEGLPAVVTLTLALGVRQMAEEKALVRRLPAVEALGGVDVVCTDKTGTLTRGQMTVSRLWVNDGVVAAEDVGTDRSAVDETEPTDTHTDIRTGDRIDLLLRAGALCNDAAGDEGDPTERALVDAAEDSGIDVTALRDSHPRTDEIPFSSERKWMGTVHGDRAYVKGAPAVLLSKADRILTEDGPVPLTDERAARVSERVDAFADDALRVLAAAYADDVSGDATGGDEFEDGLVFVGLFGLIDPAREEVADAIAATRGAGIDVKMITGDNVRTAAAIAGDLGMDTEVMEGREIDELDEAALRDRVESVDVFARTAPEHKVRILRALQDNGHRVAMTGDGVNDAPALKHADIGVAMGIRGTDVAKQASDIVLLDDNYATIERAIERGRAIFDNVWKFVGYLLSANVAEVAIVFIASLFGYLVLPAVQLLWINLLTDGLPAVALGADPASEDVMDRPPRDPDRSIVDRGMLGLMGGTGAVSTMAMLGLLAITLGGATAVTPYAMTMVFTGFVAVEFEKLYVIRWLRETPIISNPWLGAAVAVSALLQLAVLYTPLNRYFGTVPLELGDWLLIGAVVAVCLLGHLAVAVAVRRWQRAER
- a CDS encoding universal stress protein, which produces MYDDILFPTDGSDMAASVLEYVADVAAAHDATLYVLHVADTNRDSVSAIRGEVVDALEDAGERIVAETAERVRDHGVDVRSDVVQGDPARTVVEYADRIDADLVAMPTHGRSGLERVLLGSVTERVVNTSPVPVLVVNPDGDRTYRYPPRDVLVPTDGSAGAARALEEGVEIAAAADATLHVLHVVETGSLGPDARSVVRENQLDEHAQEIVDSAVETAEETLSDVVGTVGYGTPHREIRTYIDTEEIDLLALGTQGQTDFSWYALGGVSSKLVRASPVPLVMTRTGDE